ATAGCATCGACTCTGGTAGGATCGCTTAGCGCAACAAATAGCCGTTGTCCACGCTTAAAGATAGGCAGAGCATTGAACTTGCGTACTACTTTTTGATCAACCAAGTCTTTGGGGATATTATCGTTATCTAGTACATTAATATCGAAAAGTGGATCGCCAAACGCTTGCGAAAGCAATTTAGCCACCTGATAGGCATTGGCCATTTTATTGTCTACTAAATACGAAACCAAGCTTATTTGTTGTTGTAATGCTTCGGCTTGCGCTATTTTCATATGCGCTTCGCTAACCACACCAGCATGGATAAGTTGCTGTGATAAACTTCCGAATTTATTGGTCATGCTAGACATAGACCATCTCCTTAATACCGAACATTAGTACCGAATATATTAAAAATCTTACAATAACTTTAAATCGGGTTATCGCACCTTCTAAAGAACACTATAAAAAAGAAGGCCAGTAGATTGATTAATTACTTATACTCTAATTTATCTGAGTTGTTATAGTAAAACATGCAAGAATCATGACAGTTTGAGGTGACTGCTGTAGCAAGTCAAATACTGTAAAAATAATTATTTAAGTCTTAGGTCATACTGAGCATTAATTAGCAGAAGCGGCTTAATGATAGACAGCGTAAAGGCAACGACTATAAGGTTGTTGCGCTATACTATAGCACTTGATGAATATTTGTTATACTTGACCGCATATTAGCCATCCTGGCAATGACAAATGATAGAAGGTAGATGAGCCATGCAAGCTTGGGTAATTGGAAATTGGAAACAAAATCCGGCAACGATTAGCGATGTAAATACATTAATAGAAGCATTATTAGCTGCTGTCGGCGATGACAAGGCTGATAATGACAAAGACAGCGCATTTGATCGTAGCAATGGCTGTCAGCTAATGGTGGCACCAAGCTGTATCCATCTTGCTGCTGTGAGTGAGCGTTTGAAAGATATGCCAATACTCACGGCCGCTCAGGACATCAGCGCTCACAGTGATAGCATTGGCGCTTATACTGGAGATTGCTCTGCACAGCAAGTAGCAGATGCTGGCGCGTCATGGACTGTATTAGGTCACTCTGAGCGTCGTCAATATCATCAAGAGTGCAATGACTTACTGGTACAAAAATTAAGCAACGCCCTTACTCAGGATTTAGGCGTGATATTCTGTGTGGGTGAGACGCAAGCGCAGTATGATGAGCAGCAGACATTAGAAGTACTGGATGCACAGTTGGAAGCGATCAAAACCCTATTAGATGATCAGGCGCATCTAGCCACATCGATAGCAAAGCACTTGATTGTTGCTTACGAGCCAGTCTGGGCGATTGGTACGGGCAAAGTTCCCACAGTAGAAGAGGTGAGCGCAACTCATCAGCATATTAAACACACCTTAGCTGGATATGCTGAACCTTTGTCTCAGACTGCTGTACTATATGGCGGTAGTGTCAACGCAGACAATGCTGATAGCTTTGCCGCCAGCCCTGTGATAGATGGTGCATTGGTTGGTGGTGCCTCTTTAAAGGCTGATAGCTTTTTAGCGATTGCTGATGCTTTTGGCCGAGCCAAAAAATCGGGCTAAGTGCAGGCATTATGAATAAGTAATAAACCTTATATCTGATTGGCACGGGAAGTAACCTATAAAAAGTGCTGATAAGTTGCTAGAAGTGGGTTTAACAGTACCCTTGCAATCGTGTACAATGCGCCTTATTTACTGTAATGGTTTGATATAGATGGTTTAATCTGCATCAAACCATCTATATCAAACCCTGAGATTTAATTTTTCGTTATTAGTCGTCATTACACGGCAAAAGAGGCCACCATGTTTACGTTTATATTAGCCCTGCACATTATCGTGGCGATTGCCATGATTGGCTTGATCTTGATACAGCATGGTAAAGGAGCAGATGCAGGGGCTTCTTTTGGTGCCGGTTCTTCTGGTACGGTTTTTGGTGCTGCAGGTACGGCCAACTTTCTAACCCGTGCCACTGCTGTATTAACGGTGATCTTCTTTATCACCAGTATGACGCTCGCTGTGCAAGCTCGTGAACAAGCCGAAGACCAGTTTCGCTTAGATGCGCCTGTCTCAGCACCGCAGTCACCGCGTCCTTTAACGCAAAATCCACAGTAAAAGTTGTGTACGGCTATCTTGCAAAAGTCGATGGTTAGACGGTTTAAAGGTTTTTTAGAGAGTAGTAAGCGCGTTCTTTGTAGTAGCCCTTGCTATTTTGGCGCGTAAGTCTTACAATACTTGCCTGTTTTTATGATGCTGAAATTAATGCCATTGTCTGCCTCAGGACATAAAGCAATACATTGCAGTAAAGCAAAATAAAAATAGTCTAGTAAAGAAGGTTGTATTAAGACGTAACAACAAGCGATTGTGGTGGAATTGGTAGACACGCCATCTTGAGGGGGTGGTGGCGCAAGCTGTGGGGGTTCAAGTCCCCCCAATCGCACCAAGTTATATGTTACGTGATGCGTTATGCTGCACAGTGTTAAGTTGGTTATTGTAGATATGAGATTTCTAATTTAAAGTTTATTTTAAATAAAGATTGACAGGTCTATAAAAATCACATACAATGTGCATTCTAAATTGATGCGGGGTGGAGCAGTCTGGTAGCTCGTCGGGCTCATAACCCGAAGGTCGTTGGTTCAAATCCAGCCCCCGCTACCACTTTTAATACTGATTTTTGATACACTAAATTATCAGTGTAAATTAGCCCACCATTATGTTTGTGGGTTTTTTTGTATCTGATTGTCGGTGTTACCACGGTATCTATCCTACTTATGCTAAGCTCTACGCCCATAGTGTACGATAATATCGGTCACATGCGCAGTTATTTATGAGCGACATTGTCTGTTATTCTGCACTCCTTTAGTGATAATCTTGCTTTAAAAAACAATAATAGCATTCATGGTTTGAGGTTCAAGGCAAGGGTTGTACCCTCATATATAAATTCGTATGCACAAAACGGATATGGGGTCTTGCTCAGCAAGTTGTCGCTATATCGACAAGCAAAGCAGCGAATATTGTGGCTAGCTATGCATAACTGATAAACAATACCAATAAACAATGCGCGCATTATATTAAGTACGATAGATAAGTGAATAGGAAACGATAAATAGATTATGAAACTTTCGACCAAAGTTGCAGAGCTCACTAATATTATTGCCCCTGCGGTAGCTGCTTGTGATGTGGCACTATGGGGTATAGAATTTGCACCACAGGGCCGTCGCTCTTTGCTGCGTATTTATATTGAATCTTTACCTGAAGAAAAAGCACAAGACAAGCAAGTAACGATTGAAGACTGTGCTGCAGTTAACCATCAAGTTAGCGGTATTCTTGAGGTTCATGATCCCATTGCAGGTGAATATATTTTAGAAGTGTCCTCACCTGGTTTTGACAGAGTGTTTTTCTCAGATGAGCAAATGCTGGATTATGTGGGTCAAACGGTTAGCCTACGCTTGATACAAGCGATCGGGCAAGGCGATAAAAAGCGCCGAAAAGTGACGGGAAAACTGGATGGTATGGACTCTACGACTCTCAAACTAACGGCAACAGATGGCGAGCAGTTTGAGATTGCACTTAGTAATATTGATAAAGCTAACTTAGTTTTTGAAGATGCTTAGTGGTTGCTTAGACGCTTATTATAGTGTCAAGCATGCGTTGTGCTCACAACTAAATCAGTGTTGTTCATTGTTAGCTAATTAATTAATGAACTCACTTATAAATAGCACGTAATTTAACTTAGAAAATAACGCTAATACATAAATGACAAAATTTAAGCAAGTATAGGACAGGTATAGCATGAGTCGTGAAATCTTAACGGTAGTTGAAACCGTCAGTAATGAAAAGGGCTTAAATCCTGAAGATATCTTTGAAGCAATAGAAGAAGCTTTAGTGGTTTCGACCAAGAAAAAAGTATACACCGAACAGCCAGAAGTGGCAGTACGGGTAGCCATTGACCGCACGACTGGTGATTATGATACTTATCGTTACTGGACTGTCGTTGCAGACGAAGATCATGAGATGCCTGCTTGTCAGCTTGCTATTACTGATCTTGACCAAGAAGAATGGTCGATCGGTGATGTCAAAGAAGAGCAAATTGAGTCCATTGAATTTGGTCGTATTGCTGCCACGCAAGCCAAACAAGTCATCATCCAAAAAATCCGTGAAGCTGAGCGTGCGCTTGTAGCAGACGCTTTTGAGCCACGCATTGGCGAGATGATGTACGGCGAAGTCAAAAAACAAACCCGTGATGGCTATATCATTGATTTAGGTGATAATGCTGAAGGCTATTTGTCTCGCGACCACATGTTGCCGCGAGAGCAGCTGCGCGTTAAATCACGCATCAATGCTATCTTATATCATGTAAACCGTGAAAATCGCGGTGCACAATTGCTTTTATCACGTACTCATCCTGAAATGCTTTCAGCACTTATGCAAAAAGAAGTGCCTGAGATTGCTGAAGAGATAATTGAAATTCGTAACGTCGCTCGCCTGCCGGGTACTCGTGCTAAAATATCAGTGAAGACCAACGATCATCGTATTGATCCCGTTGGTGCTTGTATTGGTATGCGTGGCACACGTATACAAGCGGTACAGCAAGAGCTTGATGGCGAACGCATTGATGTGGTGGTATGGTCAGATGATCCTGCACAATATATCATCAGTGCGCTTGAGCCTGCAGACGTTAGCAGCATTATCTTAGATGAAGATACGCACACAGCAGACATTGTATTCAGCACTAATGATCAGCTCGCACGTGCTATTGGCTCACAAGGCCAAAACGTACGTTTAGCGTCAGAGCTCACAGGTTATAAGCTAAACATGATGCTTGAAGAAGAGTATCAGCAACGTCAAGAAAATGAGACCAAAGTATTTGTTGAGCTTTTTTACGAGCGCCTAGAAGTAGATCAGGATCTAGCGCATGCTCTGGTTGACATTGGCTTTACCAGTATTGAAGAAGTTGCTTACGTACCTGTCGAAACTTTTTACGATATCGAAGGTTTAGATGACGAAGCGATTGATATGATTCAAGAGCGCGCAAAAGAAGTGGTCATCGCCGATGAACTGGTCAAACAACAAAACATGAAAGAGCCAAGTCAAGAACTGCAAGATCTTGAAGGTATGACTGTCAGCTGGGCCTATAAAATGGCACAAAAAGACATCGTTACTGTTGATGATCTAGCTGAGCAAGCGGTATTTGACTTAGAGGGTATCGAAGGCTTAGATGCTGAAACAGCAGGTCAGCTGATCATGAAAGCTCGGGAATCTTGGTTCAATGAATAGGTATTAGGAGCATATCACTGTCTTTTAGTGATATGCTATTAATAGTAAAGGGTCGATAAAAATCGTTATTTAGCATGCTAATATAATAATCAGCTATCATAAACAACGCGCGTATCAGCCCAAACCCAATCATTTGTAGCCAACAACTGAATTGAACATATAGCAAATAATAGACAGTAGGTGATAATAAATGGCAGATAAGACCGTCAAAGAACTGGCAGAAATGGTAGGCAAAACCGCTAGTGCTGTACAACAGCAATTGCAGGATGCTGGGCTGCCTGCGCGCGCAGAGGATGACATGGTCACCGAACGTGAGCAAGAGAAGCTGGTAGCGTATTTAAAACAAAGTCATGGCCAGCAGGAAAAGCGCCGTATTAGCCTCAAATCTAAGACGACAAGCACTGCGCGTGTGACTGGCTCTTCTGGTAAATCGAAGAGTGTCAATGTTGAAGTGCGCAAAAAGAAAGTTTTTGAAAAGCCTGATCCAGAGAAAATCGCTGCAGAATTAGCGGCTCGCGAAAAGGCCATGGTTGAGGCGCAAGCTCGTGCTGCTAAAGAAGCAGAAGAGCGTGCCGAAACGAAGAAAAAGTCAGAAGAACGTCAAGCAGCAACATTGGCTGCTATGCGTGCAAGTCTGGGCTCAGGTAAAAAGTCAGACGGCAAAAACGACGATGTCTCTACATCTGTGGTGGTCAAAAAAGGTGGCAAAGCTGCTGTTGAAGTCAAAACCAAAGAAAAAGAGAAAGAAAAGAAAAAAGTTGCACCTACTAAGCCAAAAGTGGAGACGGCAGCTGAGCGTAAAGCTCGCGAAGTGCGCGAAAAAGAAGAAGAGCGCCTACGTCAAATCGAAGCTGAAACACGTCGTACCCAAGCTGAAGAAGCACAAAAACGCACGCTTGAGCAAATGCGCAAAATGGCTGGTAAATATACTGACCGTGAGCCAGTGGCTGAAGTTCGTAAGGACGAGCCGTTAGCTGAAGGTTTGGTTGGTGATGCTCTAGAAGAGTCATTTGAAAAAGAACGTCGTGAGATCAAGCGCGGTGCAAGCAGCACAGGTGCTCGTGGTCGTCGCCGTAAGAATCAAGATGAGCGTGAGTTCAAAAACCGTAAAAACGGTTTGCGTTCAACACAAGCGTCGCAGCATAAGTTCGAAAAACCTGTCGAAAAAATTGTTTATGATGTTGAGATCAGTGAGCAAATTACAGTAGCAGATCTTGCTCAGCGCATGGCTGTTAAAGCTCGTGAAGTGACCAAGTTACTCATGAAAATGGGTGAGATGGCTCGTGAGTCAGATACGATTGATCAAGCGACAGCGAGCTTAATCGTTGAAGAGATGGGTCACAACCCAGTACCAGTAAGTGATACCAAGGTCGAAGATGATCTGCAGGATGCTGTTGATGAGCGTAGTAGTAACGTGCAAACGCGTCCACCAGTAGTGACCATCATGGGTCATGTTGACCATGGTAAAACTTCACTACTAGATAAAATCCGTGAGACCAAAGTTGCTACGGGTGAAGCTGGCGGTATTACTCAGCATATCGGTGCTTATCATGTGAAGACCGACCGCGGTGTTATTACTTTCCTTGATACTCCAGGTCACGCCGCCTTTAGTGCCATGCGTTCACGCGGTGCTCAGGCGACTGATATTGTGGTATTGGTCGTTGCAGCAGATGACGGTATGATGCCGCAAACTGAAGAAGCGATTGACCATGCGCGCGCTGCTGGTACGCCACTTATCGTTGCTATCAACAAGATGGATAAGCCAAGCGCAGATCCAGATCGCGTGTTGAACGAATTAACAGCGAAAGAAGTGGTATCAGAAGAGTGGGGCGGTGATACGCCAATGGCGCGTATCTCAGCCAAGACTGGTGATGGTATCGATGGCTTATTAGAACTTATTAGCTTACAAGCTGAGCTAATGGAGCTAGAAGCGCCATTAGACGGTGCTGCTCAAGGTGTGGTCATTGAATCAAAACTTGAAAAAGGCCGTGGTCCAGTCGTTAGCGTATTGGTCAAAAAGGGTACGCTAAAACAAGGTGACTTAGTATTGGCTGGTGAGCACTACGGTAAAGTCCGCGCCATGATTGATGAGCGTGGTCAGCGTATCAAAACAGCTGGTCCTTCTATTCCTGTTGAGATCTTGGGCTTACCTGAGACGCCAGCGGCTGGTAGTGAGTTCCTAGTTGTCACCGACGAGAAAAAAGCACGTGAAGTGGCAGATTTCAGAACCAACCGTGAGCGTGAGCAGCAACTTGAGCGTCAGAACAAAATGCGCTTAGAAAGTATGTTTGAGCAGATGGGTCAAGGCGACGTATCTTTCCTAAACATCGTTCTAAAAACAGACGTTCGTGGCTCGCTTGAAGCATTACTTGCGGCATTGAATGAGCTTTCTACTGACGAAGTCAAAGTGAGAGTTATTAGTTCAGGTGTGGGTCCTATCTCTGAATCTGACGTCACTCTTGCAGAGTCAAGTGAAGCAGTCTTATTAGGCTTTAACGTCCGTGCAGACAGTACCGCACGTCGTAAAGCAGACGCTGCTGATATGGATATTCGTTACTACAGCGTCATCTATGGCCTGATCGATGATGTGAAAGCAGCCATGAGTGGCATGCTGGCACCAGAGCATCGCGAGAAGATCTTGGGTATTGCTGAAGTCCGTGAAGTATTCCGTTCAAGCAAGTTTGGTGCAGCCGCTGGTTGTATGGTGGTTGAAGGTACTATCTATCGTAACAAACCAATCCGTGTACTGCGTGATGATCAAGTCATCTTTACTGGTCAGTTGCAGTCATTACGTCGCTATAAAGAAGACGTTAATGAAGTGCGCACTGGTATGGAATGTGGTTTGGCCGTCCGTGGATATGATGTTGAAGCAGGCGATAAGATCGAAGTCTTTGAAATCCAAGAGTTTGCACGTACTATCTAAGCGTATTGCTAAGTATGCTATATACTTAGCAAGTTGATCTTAGATTAACGTTATAACCGTGTACAGAGGTCTAACAGGTTCATCCTGCTAGGCCTTTTTTATCGTATATTTATACCATCAGATACTATTGATTCATTAATATTAAAAACAGGAAATAATATGAGCCAACGTTTACAACGCTTAGCCGATCAGATTCAGCGTGAGCTAGCCGTTCTTATTCGTGATGAAGTCAACGATCCACGCCTGACAGGCTTTGTCACTATCTCTAGTGTTAAGGTGAGTCCAGACTTAGGTTACGCAGATATTTACGTGACCATCATGGAGCCTGAGCTGAACGATGCTATGACTAAGAGTAGTCATGAGCAAAGTGTGCAAGTCCTTAATAAAGCGGCAGGTTTTTTGCGTACTGAGCTCAGCCACAGCCTAAAAACACGTACCACTCCACGTCTACGCTTTCATTATGATGAAGTAACCGCTCGTGGTAACTATATGATGGACTTGATCAGCCAGGCCGTCACAAAAACTGAGCAAAACGAAGCAGACGAGTAATTTTCCATTATGTCGATATCTCCAGTTAAAAAAAGAGTCTCGGGTGTCATTTTAGTAGACAAACCCATAGGCATGACTTCACAACAGGTGGTGTCAAAAGTTAAGTATCTGTTTAAGTCACCCATACATGACAGCAAAAAAGCGGGTCATACAGGGACGCTCGATCCCATGGCGACAGGACTATTACCTGTCTGTTTGGGTGAGGCAACTAAGTTTAGTCATTATCAGCTTGATGCTGACAAATCTTATCAAGCAACTATTTTACTGGGTCAGCAGACGGATACTGGTGATGCAGATGGGCAGGTAACTGCGCAAGCGGCTGTACCAGAGCTTAATGAAGCGCTTTTGGACAGTATCGCTCAGCAGTTCTCAGGGGCTCAGCAGCAAACTCCCCCCATGTATTCTGCTTTAAAAAAAGACGGAAAGAAGCTTTACGAGTATGCGCGTGCTGGAATCGAGATTGAACGTGCAGCTAGAGATATCGTCATTAAGGATATCTCCTTAATAATGGTTAATGCGCAGCAACTGCAGCTAACAGTTACCTGTACTAAAGGCACTTATGTACGTGTGTTGGCAGAAGATATTGCCAAAGCGCTGGGTACATTAGGCCATTTAATTGCTTTACGTCGTCTAAAAACAGGTAAGTTTTTAATAGATGATGCCATTACTTTACCGCAGCTAGAGGCGTTGACATTGGAAGATCGCCTGTCGCAGCTACTGCCCATAGATGCCTGTGTTGATATCGAACCAAAACTTACTTTGGATGCTGAGCAGTGTGCACGTGTGAGGCAAGGTCAGCGACTAAACGTCATTAATCAATTGACAGATAGCTTGCAACACTATATCTCAACCACTGTTGCCCAAGAGCTAACTGCTGCTGAAAACAACACTAATCAACAAAGCAGCACGACTGATGAGGAAACTGCTGATAGTCAGCCAGTGCTACATGAGGTGCCTGTCGATATTCGTCTGATTGATGAGAAAGGGCAATTCATTGGCTTAGGTGCAGTCAGTTTGAACGGTCGCTTACAACCTAAAAAGTTAATTCAATTATAGCTTATGACTAAGGTCTAGGCGTTACTATCGTTAACAGTTTGAGAGCATTTATCCTAACTCACTAAGTTTGGGTATAACTTACGGGCTCATTACATTAATCACATATCGTCACATTTTATTGCAGGTTTCGCCTATGGTGAAACCTGCTTTTTTTGTACAGTGGTTAAGTCAGCCAGGGAAAGCTGGATAATAATAATAACTAACTACAATAATTACCTATAACAAAAAAATCTCAGAGGAAGTCTTACCGATAACTTATGAAGAATAATAAATATCCATAAAATAAAAATTAAGCTATGAAGAAAGATTTGTATACAACTTATTTTTCTATAACAAGAGAAGGGATATCATGAAAACAATTGCTTTTTTATTACATAATAACTTTGAACAAGCAGAGTATGAAGACGTCAATGACCAATTGAAAGCCAAAGGTTACAAGACAGTACTGATCACCACTAACGAAGAAAAAGACGTCCAAGCGATGAATCAGGACGTCAATAAAGGTGCTACCTTCACTGCTGACATCTTTGCAAAAGACGCAAACGTTGCTGATTATGATGCCTTAGTTTTACCAGGTGGCACGGTGAACGCTGACACCATACGTGGTAACGAAGAGGCTCATAATATAGTGAACGCGATCAATGATGCTGGTAAGCCGTTAGCTGTCATTTGCCATGCGCCTTGGATTCTTATTAACACAGGTATCGCTAAAGGCAAAACGCTTACGGCTTATCATTCACTACAGTTGGATCTAGAAAATGCTGGTGCAAACTTTGTAGACAAAACCGTACAAGTAGACGGTAATTTGATTACTTCGCGCAATCCAGATGATATTAATAATTTTGTAGCAGCTATAGATAAAGCCTTATCATAATTTAAAAAAATTAACACCTCACGCTTACTTACAACCCACCATCAATCATGACAACAAAAAAGGAAAAAACTATGACACAGCCTAATCCCAATGATACTAAGTTTGAACAGCAGAAGTCTGAATCAGAGATTTCATCACTAAAAAATCAAACTGAAGACAATTATGATAAAGATACAGACGCTGCTGCAGAGCGTATTGCAGACAACTTAGAAGAAGCTAAAAAAGATAAGTAATATCGATCGGTTGATACTGACCAAATAGCTTCGATACAATAGTAATCAGATAGGTGCCAGCTGATATGGCTAGGGCTTATCTTTATTAAATTCATAAAAGGGAAGATATTATGGACAAGTCAAAACAAGATATGGATGCGCAAGAACAAAAAATACAAAAATTAGCAGAAGACATCAATCCTAGTGAAGACTCAGTCCCTGATAGTGTCGCTGAAGCAACGACAGTGCCGTTAGATGATGATGCACTTGGCGGTAACGCTACTGAAGACGATGTCAAAAAGTGACACTAAAAAATAAAATTAAATAAGCTTTAAATCGATATGGCGCTTACTTAAGCCATGCTTTCAAAACTGTTGAAACTAATCGTGAAAACTGCTGTTAGTTCAGCAGTTTTTTGTTATAATCGCTGCCACGCTAATAGCATAAACTGCTAAGCTCAAACACTGTGCTCACTGTCCACTAGGTCAACTCTAGTAATGCAGGGTTGTCCCGAATGGCAGGTGAGCTATTTTATTTATTCTATGGTTTCAAAAGTGCTTAACTATGTTGAGACAACATTGCTTGAGCAAGCATTGAAACTATTAGCATTGCCGGAGAAAATTTATGCTAACTAATACTGATCGCGAACAAATCATTGCCCAATACAAGCGCAGCGAAAATGACACAGGTTCACCTGAAGTTCAAATCGCTCTACTAAGCGCGCGTATCAATGATCTACAAGACCATTTCAAAGCTCACAAAGCTGACCACCATAGCCGCCGCGGTCTTATCCGTATGGTTAATACACGCCGTAAGCTACTAGACTACCTAAAAGGTAAAGATCTTGGTCGTTATAGCACCATTATTAGCCAGTTAGGCCTACGTCGTTAATTTAACGATCGTTGATAGATAAGAGCCAAGAAAGGTTGT
The sequence above is a segment of the Psychrobacter fulvigenes genome. Coding sequences within it:
- the tpiA gene encoding triose-phosphate isomerase, which encodes MQAWVIGNWKQNPATISDVNTLIEALLAAVGDDKADNDKDSAFDRSNGCQLMVAPSCIHLAAVSERLKDMPILTAAQDISAHSDSIGAYTGDCSAQQVADAGASWTVLGHSERRQYHQECNDLLVQKLSNALTQDLGVIFCVGETQAQYDEQQTLEVLDAQLEAIKTLLDDQAHLATSIAKHLIVAYEPVWAIGTGKVPTVEEVSATHQHIKHTLAGYAEPLSQTAVLYGGSVNADNADSFAASPVIDGALVGGASLKADSFLAIADAFGRAKKSG
- the secG gene encoding preprotein translocase subunit SecG, which translates into the protein MFTFILALHIIVAIAMIGLILIQHGKGADAGASFGAGSSGTVFGAAGTANFLTRATAVLTVIFFITSMTLAVQAREQAEDQFRLDAPVSAPQSPRPLTQNPQ
- the rimP gene encoding ribosome maturation factor RimP, translated to MKLSTKVAELTNIIAPAVAACDVALWGIEFAPQGRRSLLRIYIESLPEEKAQDKQVTIEDCAAVNHQVSGILEVHDPIAGEYILEVSSPGFDRVFFSDEQMLDYVGQTVSLRLIQAIGQGDKKRRKVTGKLDGMDSTTLKLTATDGEQFEIALSNIDKANLVFEDA
- the nusA gene encoding transcription termination factor NusA, with translation MSREILTVVETVSNEKGLNPEDIFEAIEEALVVSTKKKVYTEQPEVAVRVAIDRTTGDYDTYRYWTVVADEDHEMPACQLAITDLDQEEWSIGDVKEEQIESIEFGRIAATQAKQVIIQKIREAERALVADAFEPRIGEMMYGEVKKQTRDGYIIDLGDNAEGYLSRDHMLPREQLRVKSRINAILYHVNRENRGAQLLLSRTHPEMLSALMQKEVPEIAEEIIEIRNVARLPGTRAKISVKTNDHRIDPVGACIGMRGTRIQAVQQELDGERIDVVVWSDDPAQYIISALEPADVSSIILDEDTHTADIVFSTNDQLARAIGSQGQNVRLASELTGYKLNMMLEEEYQQRQENETKVFVELFYERLEVDQDLAHALVDIGFTSIEEVAYVPVETFYDIEGLDDEAIDMIQERAKEVVIADELVKQQNMKEPSQELQDLEGMTVSWAYKMAQKDIVTVDDLAEQAVFDLEGIEGLDAETAGQLIMKARESWFNE
- the infB gene encoding translation initiation factor IF-2 — encoded protein: MADKTVKELAEMVGKTASAVQQQLQDAGLPARAEDDMVTEREQEKLVAYLKQSHGQQEKRRISLKSKTTSTARVTGSSGKSKSVNVEVRKKKVFEKPDPEKIAAELAAREKAMVEAQARAAKEAEERAETKKKSEERQAATLAAMRASLGSGKKSDGKNDDVSTSVVVKKGGKAAVEVKTKEKEKEKKKVAPTKPKVETAAERKAREVREKEEERLRQIEAETRRTQAEEAQKRTLEQMRKMAGKYTDREPVAEVRKDEPLAEGLVGDALEESFEKERREIKRGASSTGARGRRRKNQDEREFKNRKNGLRSTQASQHKFEKPVEKIVYDVEISEQITVADLAQRMAVKAREVTKLLMKMGEMARESDTIDQATASLIVEEMGHNPVPVSDTKVEDDLQDAVDERSSNVQTRPPVVTIMGHVDHGKTSLLDKIRETKVATGEAGGITQHIGAYHVKTDRGVITFLDTPGHAAFSAMRSRGAQATDIVVLVVAADDGMMPQTEEAIDHARAAGTPLIVAINKMDKPSADPDRVLNELTAKEVVSEEWGGDTPMARISAKTGDGIDGLLELISLQAELMELEAPLDGAAQGVVIESKLEKGRGPVVSVLVKKGTLKQGDLVLAGEHYGKVRAMIDERGQRIKTAGPSIPVEILGLPETPAAGSEFLVVTDEKKAREVADFRTNREREQQLERQNKMRLESMFEQMGQGDVSFLNIVLKTDVRGSLEALLAALNELSTDEVKVRVISSGVGPISESDVTLAESSEAVLLGFNVRADSTARRKADAADMDIRYYSVIYGLIDDVKAAMSGMLAPEHREKILGIAEVREVFRSSKFGAAAGCMVVEGTIYRNKPIRVLRDDQVIFTGQLQSLRRYKEDVNEVRTGMECGLAVRGYDVEAGDKIEVFEIQEFARTI
- a CDS encoding ribosome-binding factor A — encoded protein: MSQRLQRLADQIQRELAVLIRDEVNDPRLTGFVTISSVKVSPDLGYADIYVTIMEPELNDAMTKSSHEQSVQVLNKAAGFLRTELSHSLKTRTTPRLRFHYDEVTARGNYMMDLISQAVTKTEQNEADE
- the truB gene encoding tRNA pseudouridine(55) synthase TruB, coding for MSISPVKKRVSGVILVDKPIGMTSQQVVSKVKYLFKSPIHDSKKAGHTGTLDPMATGLLPVCLGEATKFSHYQLDADKSYQATILLGQQTDTGDADGQVTAQAAVPELNEALLDSIAQQFSGAQQQTPPMYSALKKDGKKLYEYARAGIEIERAARDIVIKDISLIMVNAQQLQLTVTCTKGTYVRVLAEDIAKALGTLGHLIALRRLKTGKFLIDDAITLPQLEALTLEDRLSQLLPIDACVDIEPKLTLDAEQCARVRQGQRLNVINQLTDSLQHYISTTVAQELTAAENNTNQQSSTTDEETADSQPVLHEVPVDIRLIDEKGQFIGLGAVSLNGRLQPKKLIQL
- a CDS encoding type 1 glutamine amidotransferase domain-containing protein; translation: MKTIAFLLHNNFEQAEYEDVNDQLKAKGYKTVLITTNEEKDVQAMNQDVNKGATFTADIFAKDANVADYDALVLPGGTVNADTIRGNEEAHNIVNAINDAGKPLAVICHAPWILINTGIAKGKTLTAYHSLQLDLENAGANFVDKTVQVDGNLITSRNPDDINNFVAAIDKALS
- the rpsO gene encoding 30S ribosomal protein S15, translated to MLTNTDREQIIAQYKRSENDTGSPEVQIALLSARINDLQDHFKAHKADHHSRRGLIRMVNTRRKLLDYLKGKDLGRYSTIISQLGLRR